One Rouxiella sp. S1S-2 genomic window, TGAAACAGCGGGTCGTTGGCCAGCGCCAGACGCGAACGCGGTCGCGGCAACTGTACATCGAGCACTTCACCCACCTTGGCCGCCGGACCGTTAGTCATCATCATCACCCGGTCCGAGAGCAGTACCGCTTCATCGACGTCATGGGTTATCAGCAAAATAGTGGTGCGCAGTCGTTGCTGAATCTCCATCACGGCATCCTGCAAGTGCGCCCGTGTCAGAGCATCGAGTGCGCCAAAAGGCTCGTCCATCAGCAACACCTTGGGCTTCATCGCCAGTGCACGGGCAATGCCTACCCGCTGCTTCATGCCGCCTGATATTTCACCCGGCCGTTTATCCATCGCGTGGCTCATATGCACCAGTGCCAGGTTGTGCTCAATCCAGTCGTGCATTTCAGCCTTGCTCATTTGATGTTTAAATACCTGATGCACCGCCAGCGCCACGTTGTCGTAAGTGCTGAGCCACGGCAGCAGCGAATGGTTTTGAAACACTACGCCACGCTCGGGGCCGGGACCGGTAATCTCGTGGTTGTCACACAGCAGCACACCTTCTGATGCCTGACTCAGCCCGGCGATCAGGTTGAGCAAGGTTGATTTCCCGCACCCCGAGTGGCCAATCAGGCTCAGCGTTTCACCCTCGGTAATATCGAAACTGACGTTGTCGAGCGCCAGAAACGGGCCTTTTGCGGTAGCGAAGCTTTGGCTGACGTTTTGTACCCGAATAATGGCTTTTTCACTGTTCATGGCAGTCTCCTATCGGTTGTCGTAGCTAAAGCGGCGAGCAATGGCCATCAGCCCCTGCTCCAGCACCATTCCCACCACGCCAATAAGCAAAATGGCGATGATAATGTTTTCAACGTTGAGGTTGTTCCATTCGTTCCAGATCCAAAAACCTATCCCCACGCCGCCGGTCAACATCTCTGCGGCCACGATAACCAGCCAGGCGATGCCGATGGACAGGCGCACGCCGGTGAGAATATAAGGCAGCACCGCTGGAAAAAGGATTTTGCGCATCACGGTAAATTCACCGAGTTTGAGCACCCGGGCAACGTTGAGGTAGTCCTGCGGAATACGCATTACCCCCTCGGCGGTATTGAGGATCATCGGCCAAATCGAGCAGATGAAAATGGTCCATGCCGAAGCCGGCTCAGCGCGCTGAAATAGCAGCAGACCGATGGGCAACCATGCCAATGGGCTCACTGGGCGCAGCAGTGAAATAATCGGATTGAGCATGCTGGCCACGAAACTAAAACGGCCAATCAGAAATCCGGTCGGGATCCCCACCAGTGCCGCAAGACCAAAGCCGATAGCCACCCTTTTGAGTGAGGCGAGGATGTTCCAGCCAATCCCCATATCATTGGGACCGGCGATGTAGAACGGACTGGCAAAGATAATTTTGGCCGCCTCCCACGTTTTTATCGGCGTGGGAAAGCCTTTGCTGCTCAGCGCGGCAATTTGCCAAATCACCAGCAGCACCACCACGCCGAGCAGCCCCGGGATCGCCTGTTGCATAAAACGGCGGGCTGCCGCCCTGAATTTGCTGGGGTACCCCGGTTTTGTCGGCGGAAGTTGCGCGCCCGCCGTCGCAGTTTTCATGGGTACGATGTCGGCACTGACCGGCTCGCCAGCAAGGGGAATAATCTCGGCACTTTGGGGACGTGGCGTGCTGTTGGCGAATAAAGGTTGGTTGCTCATTAGGCTTTTCTCCTAGCGTTTCATGGCAAAACTGTTGGCGTACTCGGCAGGCTTGCTGCCGTCCCAGATTTTTCCGTCAAACAGCGTGCTGCTGCGCATATCACTCGGCGGTAAATTAATGCCCCCGACCGCCGTGGCAGCCTGCTTGTAAACGTCAATGCGGTTGATCTTCTTTGCCACCGATAAATAGTCGGGATCTTTGTCTAGCAATCCCCAGCGCTTGTGCTGGGTGAGGAACCACATTCCGTCGGAGAGATAGGGATAGTTGACCTGCCCGTCATGGAAAAAGCGCATGCTGTGGCTGTCTTTCCATTTTTTGCCTAGTCCGTTTTCATAGTCACCGAGCATGCGACCCTGAAGGGTTTCAACTGAGGTATTGATATAGGCGCGGGCGGCGACGGTTTGCGCCGTTTCGATGCGGTTGGCGTCCGAGGTGTCAATCCATCGCGAGGCATCGAGCACGGCGGCGGTCAGGGCGCGGGCCGCATTAGGATTAGCTGCGACCCAGCTGGCGGTAGTACCGAGAATTTTTTCAGGATGATCGGGCCAAATATCCTGCGTAGTTGCGGCGGTAAAGCCAATGTCATCGAGGATGGCGCGCTGGTTCCACGGCTCCCCCACGCAGTAGCCGCTCATGTTGCCAATCTTCATATTCACCACCATCTGCGGCGGTGGCACCACCACGTTGCGCACGTCGTTAAACGGATGAATACCATAGTTCGCCAGCCAGTAGTAAAGCCACATGGCGTGGGTGCCAGTCGGGAAAGTTTGCGCAAAGGTGTAAGTCCCCTTAGCGCTGGC contains:
- a CDS encoding ABC transporter ATP-binding protein; translation: MNSEKAIIRVQNVSQSFATAKGPFLALDNVSFDITEGETLSLIGHSGCGKSTLLNLIAGLSQASEGVLLCDNHEITGPGPERGVVFQNHSLLPWLSTYDNVALAVHQVFKHQMSKAEMHDWIEHNLALVHMSHAMDKRPGEISGGMKQRVGIARALAMKPKVLLMDEPFGALDALTRAHLQDAVMEIQQRLRTTILLITHDVDEAVLLSDRVMMMTNGPAAKVGEVLDVQLPRPRSRLALANDPLFHQYRQQVLQFLYEKQTAVA
- the ntrB gene encoding nitrate ABC transporter permease; protein product: MKTATAGAQLPPTKPGYPSKFRAAARRFMQQAIPGLLGVVVLLVIWQIAALSSKGFPTPIKTWEAAKIIFASPFYIAGPNDMGIGWNILASLKRVAIGFGLAALVGIPTGFLIGRFSFVASMLNPIISLLRPVSPLAWLPIGLLLFQRAEPASAWTIFICSIWPMILNTAEGVMRIPQDYLNVARVLKLGEFTVMRKILFPAVLPYILTGVRLSIGIAWLVIVAAEMLTGGVGIGFWIWNEWNNLNVENIIIAILLIGVVGMVLEQGLMAIARRFSYDNR
- a CDS encoding CmpA/NrtA family ABC transporter substrate-binding protein encodes the protein MNQRKQVSRRRFIAASAALGGSMMLPGLMNSAWAAGSDAPEKREIRVGFIPLTDCASVIMAAVKKFDEKYGIKIIASKESSWASVRDKLVSGELDAAHVLYGLVYGLQLGVAGPQHDMAMLMALNNNGQAITLSNQLKQAGVTDGASLSKYVAASAKGTYTFAQTFPTGTHAMWLYYWLANYGIHPFNDVRNVVVPPPQMVVNMKIGNMSGYCVGEPWNQRAILDDIGFTAATTQDIWPDHPEKILGTTASWVAANPNAARALTAAVLDASRWIDTSDANRIETAQTVAARAYINTSVETLQGRMLGDYENGLGKKWKDSHSMRFFHDGQVNYPYLSDGMWFLTQHKRWGLLDKDPDYLSVAKKINRIDVYKQAATAVGGINLPPSDMRSSTLFDGKIWDGSKPAEYANSFAMKR